A DNA window from Onthophagus taurus isolate NC chromosome 1, IU_Otau_3.0, whole genome shotgun sequence contains the following coding sequences:
- the LOC111428623 gene encoding TP53-regulated inhibitor of apoptosis 1-like produces the protein MNSIGEACNDLKQQYDNCFNTWFSEHFLKGNTNDSMCEPIFKVYQQCVKRAMIENRIDWHEVERNLLGSEHERKVPSQEKS, from the coding sequence ATGAACAGCATAGGCGAAGCTTGTAATGATTTAAAACAGCAGTATGACAATTGTTTTAATACATGGTTTTCggaacattttcttaaaggAAACACAAACGATTCTATGTGCGAACcgatatttaaagtttatcaGCAATGCGTTAAAAGGGCAATGATTGAAAATCGGATTGATTGGCATGAAGTGGAAAGGAATTTACTTGGGAGTGAGCACGAAAGGAAAGTTCCATCACAAGAAAAAAGttga